One region of Streptomyces sp. NBC_00442 genomic DNA includes:
- a CDS encoding DUF6204 family protein: MSEQHTYRVIVRGVWDGLSEDSRVRLLAEADDHGLTAMTFTQEGSLAYDRTLKHFSWRFTVVSDAADGDEMAGAIAEDRAESALSALGHGFRDLRSTVTDLDTMKINYKGGGRR, encoded by the coding sequence ATGAGCGAGCAGCACACCTACCGGGTCATCGTGCGCGGAGTGTGGGACGGCCTGAGCGAGGACTCGCGGGTGCGACTGCTGGCCGAGGCCGACGACCACGGGCTGACCGCGATGACGTTCACGCAGGAGGGCTCGCTCGCCTACGACCGCACCCTGAAGCACTTCTCGTGGCGCTTCACCGTGGTCTCCGACGCCGCCGACGGCGACGAGATGGCCGGCGCGATCGCCGAGGACCGGGCCGAGTCCGCGCTCTCGGCGCTCGGCCACGGGTTCCGCGATCTGCGGTCGACCGTGACCGACCTCGACACCATGAAGATCAACTACAAGGGCGGCGGCCGGCGCTGA
- a CDS encoding GNAT family N-acetyltransferase has protein sequence MGTESGYLAEGPRVGIRTFTRQDADEFTALAAASRPLHAPWLFPPADPDAYASYVDRLLDDPARHGYLVCERGDGRIAGFININNVVEGAFQSGALGYGAFAPAAGRGLMSEGLTLIVRHAFTRLGLHRLEANIQPRNEGSINLVRRAGFRLEGYSPDFLFIDGAWRDHERWAITKEMTERGGEEPGARGME, from the coding sequence ATGGGAACAGAGTCCGGCTACCTCGCCGAGGGCCCCCGCGTGGGCATACGCACCTTCACCCGTCAGGACGCCGACGAATTCACCGCCCTCGCCGCGGCGAGCCGCCCACTGCACGCCCCCTGGCTCTTCCCGCCCGCCGACCCCGACGCGTACGCGAGCTACGTGGACCGCCTCCTCGACGATCCGGCCCGGCACGGCTACCTGGTGTGCGAGCGCGGCGACGGCCGCATCGCGGGATTCATCAACATCAACAACGTGGTGGAGGGCGCCTTCCAGAGCGGCGCGCTCGGCTACGGCGCGTTCGCCCCGGCGGCCGGCCGCGGCCTGATGAGCGAGGGCCTGACCCTGATCGTCCGCCACGCCTTCACCCGGCTCGGCCTGCACCGCCTCGAAGCGAACATCCAGCCCCGCAACGAGGGCTCCATCAACCTGGTCCGCCGCGCCGGCTTCCGCCTGGAGGGCTACTCGCCGGACTTCCTCTTCATCGACGGCGCGTGGCGCGACCACGAACGGTGGGCGATCACCAAGGAGATGACGGAGCGGGGCGGTGAGGAACCCGGCGCGCGGGGGATGGAATGA
- a CDS encoding LapA family protein, with product MSPRGESSSTRSRAGGVVTPGRIAVLVLAILALVFIFENTRRVKIRLLIPEVTMPLYLALLAVFVVGLCCGYVLRRRSR from the coding sequence ATGAGCCCCAGGGGCGAGTCGAGCAGTACGCGGAGCAGGGCGGGCGGCGTCGTCACGCCGGGCAGGATCGCGGTCCTGGTCCTCGCGATCCTGGCGCTCGTCTTCATCTTCGAGAACACCCGCCGCGTCAAGATCCGGCTGCTGATCCCCGAGGTCACCATGCCGCTGTACCTCGCCCTGCTCGCGGTGTTCGTGGTCGGGCTCTGCTGCGGCTACGTCCTGAGGAGGCGCAGCAGGTGA
- a CDS encoding GntR family transcriptional regulator codes for MAGSGQRRRPVVALYERIADAIHDGTYPPGSTLPSEPKLAGELGVSRPALREALLLLQEDGLLSVRRGVGRTVNDRPPRRGFEHVQPLDDLLGPVRVRALLRSREEPTDFTAQHLLAPAGSELRFWESLLVGADLAVALSHEWAAPEDVLERLHPAFADALAAEPASSMLSVLADASRAVALTAHSGVSATLLGRRRGEQLDRPADTPAVLITQVVRVDGTPVMAAKHMLPSGAPALAVLQSN; via the coding sequence ATGGCAGGGAGCGGACAGCGGCGCAGGCCGGTCGTGGCGCTGTACGAGCGGATCGCGGACGCGATCCACGACGGCACCTATCCCCCGGGCTCGACACTGCCCTCGGAGCCGAAGCTCGCCGGCGAGCTCGGGGTGAGCCGGCCGGCCCTGCGCGAGGCCCTGCTCCTGCTCCAGGAGGACGGGCTGCTGTCGGTACGGCGCGGGGTGGGCCGCACGGTCAACGACCGGCCGCCCCGGCGCGGCTTCGAGCACGTGCAGCCGCTGGACGACCTGCTCGGCCCGGTGCGGGTGCGGGCCCTGCTGCGCAGCCGTGAGGAGCCCACCGACTTCACCGCGCAGCACCTGCTCGCGCCCGCCGGGTCCGAGCTGCGGTTCTGGGAGTCATTGCTGGTCGGGGCGGATCTTGCCGTTGCGCTCAGCCATGAGTGGGCGGCTCCCGAGGATGTTCTGGAGCGGCTGCACCCGGCCTTTGCGGACGCGCTGGCCGCCGAGCCGGCCTCCTCGATGCTCAGCGTCCTCGCGGACGCCTCGCGGGCCGTGGCGCTGACCGCGCACAGCGGGGTGAGCGCGACGCTGCTGGGGCGGCGCAGGGGCGAGCAGCTCGACCGCCCGGCGGACACCCCGGCCGTGCTGATCACCCAGGTCGTACGGGTCGACGGCACTCCGGTCATGGCCGCGAAGCACATGCTGCCGTCGGGGGCGCCCGCCCTCGCGGTCCTTCAGTCGAATTAG
- a CDS encoding adenosine deaminase: protein MHLSDNLAAAAPVTPAEWIRRAPKAVLHDHLDGGLRPATIVELARACGYTALPTEDPVQLALWFRDAADSGSLERYLETFAHTCAVMQTREALHRIAAECAEDLAADGVVYAEVRYAPEQHLEGGLSLDEVVDAVNEGLREGERRTGGRITVRALLTGMRHTRRSLEIAELTVAHRDRGVAGFDIAGGEIGNPPAEHLPAFQHLKRANCHITIHAGEAVGAESVHEAVQVCGAERIGHGVRITDDIGADGTLGHLAAYVRDNRIALEVCPTSNLQTGAALSYEKHPIDELRRLGFTVTLNTDNRLVSGTTMSEEFQHMADAFGYGADVFEEFTVAAVEAAFLPLPERRRIIDEIVRPGYAALSSTSR from the coding sequence ATGCACTTGTCAGACAACCTTGCCGCCGCCGCTCCGGTCACCCCCGCGGAGTGGATCCGCCGCGCGCCGAAGGCCGTCCTCCACGACCACCTCGACGGCGGTCTGCGCCCCGCCACCATCGTCGAGCTGGCCCGCGCCTGCGGTTACACCGCGCTGCCGACCGAGGACCCGGTCCAGCTCGCCCTCTGGTTCCGTGACGCCGCGGACTCCGGCTCCCTCGAGCGTTACCTGGAGACCTTCGCCCACACCTGCGCGGTGATGCAGACCCGCGAGGCCCTGCACCGCATCGCGGCCGAGTGCGCCGAGGACCTGGCGGCCGACGGCGTCGTGTACGCGGAGGTGCGCTACGCGCCCGAGCAGCACCTGGAGGGGGGTCTGAGCCTCGACGAGGTCGTGGACGCCGTGAACGAGGGCCTGCGCGAGGGCGAGCGCCGCACCGGCGGCAGGATCACGGTGCGCGCGCTGCTCACCGGCATGCGGCACACCCGGCGCTCCCTGGAGATAGCCGAGCTGACCGTCGCGCACCGCGACCGCGGGGTGGCGGGCTTCGACATCGCGGGCGGCGAGATCGGCAACCCGCCGGCCGAGCACCTGCCCGCCTTCCAGCACCTCAAGCGCGCCAACTGCCACATCACCATCCACGCCGGGGAGGCCGTGGGCGCGGAGTCGGTGCACGAGGCGGTCCAGGTGTGCGGTGCCGAACGCATCGGGCACGGTGTGCGGATCACCGACGACATCGGCGCCGACGGCACGCTCGGACACCTCGCCGCGTACGTCCGCGACAACCGGATCGCCCTGGAGGTCTGCCCGACCTCCAACCTCCAGACGGGCGCGGCCCTTTCGTACGAGAAGCACCCGATCGACGAGTTGCGCAGGCTCGGCTTCACGGTGACCCTCAACACCGACAACCGCCTGGTGTCCGGCACGACGATGAGCGAGGAGTTCCAGCACATGGCGGACGCCTTCGGCTACGGTGCGGACGTCTTCGAGGAGTTCACCGTCGCCGCGGTCGAGGCGGCGTTCCTGCCGCTGCCGGAACGCCGTCGCATCATCGACGAGATCGTGCGTCCGGGCTACGCGGCGCTCAGTTCGACCTCCCGCTGA
- a CDS encoding CocE/NonD family hydrolase: protein MTRRPTVPRSRKPLAAALGAALAVPLLAAAPAAAQAPTAGHVTVTPLKFTVRAGDRTCAIDADLYRPAGVDKRHPAPAVLTTNGFGGSKSDGSTTGTAKAFADRGYVTLAYSGLGFGESGCLISLDAPGTDGRAASRLIDFLAGTRAADDGTRIDFVTRDRPGDPRVGMIGGSYGGAIQMATAAVDHRVDALVPMITWNDLSYALDPNNAADRTVPGAFKWQWTNGFYLIGESQPITLPNLDPSRWGTLGCVHFAPDACKTIGLLNSGSYPAAPTAAMLRYARSVSPVTYLDRVEAPTLLIQGQTDSLFNLNEATATYNTLKGNGTTTKMIWQSWGHSGGQAPGELDLSKGNMESSYTGRRILSWFDRYLRGLRHTDTGPAFAYYRDWQSGYGEAAKVPPLTQKMYLSGDGKLVDNRAKVARGSRTYTNALVPTSHSESSLAGMIGLPDPAPYDTPGTYLGWDTDPLAAPVDVVGSAKATLKVSSPTARRTQNSRDAADKLVLFAKLYDVAPDGTKTLVRRLVAPVRVPDVTQPFTVALPGIAHRYEAGHRIEFAIAASDDAYLGNKGIKPVTVVSAPGDTGTLQLPVVSGRSN, encoded by the coding sequence GTGACCCGTCGCCCTACCGTGCCCAGATCCCGCAAGCCGCTGGCGGCCGCTCTCGGCGCGGCGCTCGCCGTACCGCTGCTCGCGGCCGCGCCCGCCGCCGCACAGGCTCCCACCGCAGGCCACGTCACGGTCACACCCCTGAAGTTCACGGTCCGCGCGGGCGACCGGACCTGCGCCATCGACGCCGATCTCTACCGCCCGGCCGGCGTCGACAAGCGGCACCCCGCGCCCGCCGTACTCACCACCAACGGCTTCGGCGGCAGCAAGTCGGACGGCTCCACCACCGGAACCGCCAAGGCGTTCGCCGACCGCGGCTACGTCACCCTCGCCTACTCGGGGCTCGGCTTCGGCGAGTCCGGCTGCCTCATCTCCCTGGACGCTCCCGGCACCGACGGCCGCGCCGCGTCCCGCCTCATCGACTTCCTCGCCGGGACCCGCGCCGCCGACGACGGCACGCGCATCGACTTCGTCACCCGGGACCGCCCCGGCGACCCGCGCGTCGGCATGATCGGCGGCTCCTACGGCGGCGCCATCCAGATGGCGACGGCGGCCGTCGACCACCGCGTCGACGCACTGGTCCCGATGATCACCTGGAACGACCTGTCGTACGCGCTCGACCCCAACAACGCCGCCGACCGTACCGTGCCGGGCGCCTTCAAGTGGCAGTGGACCAACGGGTTCTACCTCATCGGCGAGAGCCAACCGATCACGCTGCCCAACCTCGACCCGTCCCGCTGGGGCACGCTCGGCTGCGTGCACTTCGCCCCCGACGCCTGCAAGACGATCGGCCTGCTGAACTCGGGCAGCTACCCCGCGGCCCCCACCGCCGCGATGCTGCGCTACGCCCGCAGCGTCTCCCCGGTGACCTATCTCGACCGGGTCGAGGCCCCCACCCTGCTCATCCAGGGACAGACCGACAGCCTGTTCAACCTCAACGAGGCCACGGCGACGTACAACACGCTCAAGGGCAACGGCACCACCACCAAGATGATCTGGCAGTCCTGGGGCCACAGCGGCGGTCAGGCGCCCGGCGAACTCGACCTGTCCAAGGGCAACATGGAGAGCAGCTATACCGGTCGGCGCATCCTGTCCTGGTTCGACCGCTACCTGCGAGGGCTGAGGCACACCGACACCGGGCCGGCCTTCGCGTACTACCGCGACTGGCAGAGCGGCTACGGCGAGGCGGCCAAGGTTCCGCCGCTCACGCAGAAGATGTACCTCTCCGGCGACGGCAAGCTCGTCGACAACCGCGCGAAGGTGGCGCGCGGCAGCCGTACGTACACCAACGCCCTTGTGCCGACGAGCCATTCGGAGAGTTCGCTGGCCGGCATGATCGGGCTGCCCGACCCGGCGCCGTACGACACGCCGGGCACCTACCTCGGCTGGGACACCGACCCGCTCGCGGCCCCCGTCGACGTGGTCGGCTCGGCGAAGGCCACGCTCAAGGTGTCCTCGCCCACGGCCAGGAGGACACAGAACTCAAGAGACGCCGCCGACAAGCTCGTCCTGTTCGCCAAGCTCTACGACGTGGCGCCCGACGGCACCAAGACACTGGTGCGCCGCCTGGTCGCGCCAGTGAGGGTGCCGGACGTCACCCAACCGTTCACCGTCGCCCTGCCCGGCATCGCCCACCGCTACGAGGCCGGGCACCGCATCGAGTTCGCCATCGCCGCCAGCGACGACGCCTACCTCGGCAACAAGGGCATCAAGCCGGTCACCGTCGTGAGCGCCCCCGGCGACACGGGGACGCTCCAACTGCCCGTCGTCAGCGGGAGGTCGAACTGA
- a CDS encoding S66 peptidase family protein, protein MSVTALTRPSRLRPGAVIAVTAPSGPVVEDRLRAGLDVLRGWGLDAVAGPQVAERHPRFGYLAGEDEKRARDFQDAWCDPAVDAVMCARGGYGAQRMVDLLDWEAMRAAGPKVLIGYSDTTVLHEAFAVRLGLSTLYGPMASAQSFVTDAAAQESLRTTLFEPEAAMTLGRPGARALVPGRARGVTFGGCLSLLTAELATPHARPTSAGGLLLLEDIGEEDYRLDRALTQLLRAGRLEGVTGIALGSWQECGPYEERVRPVLYERLGRVGVPVVENLGFGHCANALTMPLGAPAVLDADRGTLTLETPALI, encoded by the coding sequence GTGAGCGTGACGGCCCTCACCCGCCCGTCCCGGCTGCGCCCCGGCGCCGTGATCGCCGTCACCGCGCCCAGCGGACCCGTCGTCGAGGACCGGCTGCGGGCCGGGCTCGACGTCCTGCGCGGCTGGGGCCTCGATGCGGTCGCTGGTCCTCAGGTGGCCGAGCGGCACCCACGGTTCGGATATCTGGCGGGCGAGGACGAGAAGCGGGCGCGCGACTTCCAGGACGCCTGGTGCGACCCCGCCGTCGACGCGGTGATGTGCGCCCGCGGCGGCTACGGGGCCCAGCGCATGGTCGACCTCCTCGACTGGGAGGCGATGCGGGCCGCGGGCCCCAAGGTGCTCATCGGTTACAGCGACACGACCGTCCTGCACGAGGCGTTCGCCGTCCGTCTCGGCCTGTCCACCCTGTACGGCCCGATGGCCTCCGCACAGTCCTTCGTCACCGACGCAGCCGCCCAGGAATCCCTGCGCACCACCCTGTTCGAGCCGGAAGCCGCGATGACCCTCGGCCGGCCGGGCGCCCGCGCCCTGGTGCCCGGCCGGGCCCGCGGCGTCACCTTCGGCGGCTGCCTCTCCCTGCTCACCGCGGAACTCGCCACCCCGCACGCCCGGCCGACGTCCGCCGGCGGCCTGCTCCTGCTCGAAGACATCGGCGAGGAGGACTACCGCCTGGACCGCGCCCTGACCCAACTCCTGCGCGCGGGACGCCTGGAGGGCGTCACCGGCATCGCGCTCGGCTCCTGGCAGGAGTGCGGCCCCTACGAGGAGAGGGTGCGCCCGGTGCTGTACGAGCGCCTCGGCCGCGTGGGCGTGCCCGTCGTGGAGAACCTCGGCTTCGGGCACTGCGCGAACGCCCTGACCATGCCGCTGGGCGCGCCCGCGGTCCTGGACGCGGACCGGGGCACCCTCACCCTGGAGACGCCCGCCCTCATCTGA